The Streptomyces sp. NBC_01244 genome contains a region encoding:
- a CDS encoding type VII secretion system-associated protein: MSPAQQQTVQAVNGFAYGCIGADIHVFGDGVPLYVLQRWRPEVRPDASWLLDLPSRMLHSRFEVVAFTGREKELADLRHWRDHGPRLSVQWLHAPGGQGKSRLAAQFAKESEAAGWTAATAARGPGVAHPPPGSQDLRTDTRAGVLLVVDYADRWPVADLTWLLSNSILHRATDQARVLLLARGRDAWPAVRASIADLQADASTRALPPLDDGDGRVGDSERHGMFLAARDAFAALYSVPAYAIELPEGLSGPDFGLILAVHMAALVAVDRHAHAATAAMAPDMAGLTAYLLDRERRHWHTLHETGALGSTREEISRAAFVAALTGPLPYREAKAALKTAALDADADRLLTDHAYCYPPGASGTVLEPLYPDRLAEDFLALSLPGHHLPDHAADPWAVGIPELLLPAAESAGSENGVGRDGDSRNGLPSYAPRALVFLTAASRRWPHLLATLENLDARLPNDVGSYDELAAAAADLTERLAPPRLSATTDPAERARIHHKLGQRLEQADRAEKAAPAFAEATRLYRELAASAPQAFEAAFAESSFKLAVALVFADLKPWTRKPHENLTADAERLDQAAAAFRDATEVYRRLAAENPAEHRDDLVAALTVATFLVPRLGPSDLAMATALEVVDMVRHLADEEPDEWAHQLPYALVASAVALAGAHPEQARALADEAVGIARRMAHEDPEKHIEHLVFALSTQGSVLLRLERAEEAIDALSEAAELSGRGPQAGRHKDPWYEVMAHAISFVWMQERATGATTGRGTAVEVLSRLALGDTSGRGPALLTALTGLYGMLDASAGSEDVLTVHRAIIHLLRTSDEISYAGDDTIGRSDVLGVLVEASVLLARTGQWDEALAYLDEAAREIWVEGDHPLAASLGGALITMTAMLADLDPREDGDPYRRLARPQAVRVLERTAETYRHLAQDDPAGHELGLAVTAKILSEALWNLERRQEAVDIGREAVRTWRRCAARDSAADHRDQLALALRRLAAKLTDTGQAEQATTAAREAAALWRALFRESPSRHYPGGVAAALYLVALNLRRLRPAEALSAAEESAVLLTRFPADDPAEQHSVLATVNSLIAEIRSAERPGIYNRVSDERAQEHWAEPMARAIQQDGWLLLPKPNWEPSAPTDSLPTDAMVGGWQLDEEGRAGPFIPNPHYIPDDKSTPTDPMHELLCLVASGQGEGIGDQLLSTLRNTVVELACEGPDRLMVGPSPDGVPCVAVVTAAIHKRRLAGVHWVSVLGSMLPEIVPTGLDMLINPGDPAQIRLLTDALRESDS, translated from the coding sequence TTGAGCCCTGCCCAGCAGCAGACCGTGCAGGCGGTCAACGGCTTCGCCTACGGCTGCATAGGCGCGGACATCCACGTCTTCGGCGACGGCGTGCCGCTGTACGTCCTTCAGCGATGGCGCCCCGAGGTCCGGCCTGACGCGTCCTGGCTGCTGGATTTGCCCAGCCGCATGCTCCATTCGCGGTTCGAGGTCGTCGCCTTCACCGGGCGCGAGAAGGAACTGGCCGACCTGCGCCACTGGCGCGATCACGGTCCACGGCTCTCGGTCCAGTGGCTGCACGCGCCGGGCGGCCAGGGCAAGAGCCGACTGGCCGCACAGTTCGCGAAGGAGTCGGAGGCCGCCGGTTGGACCGCGGCAACGGCCGCACGCGGCCCAGGTGTCGCCCACCCGCCGCCTGGAAGCCAGGACCTGCGCACCGACACCCGTGCCGGTGTGCTTCTGGTCGTCGACTATGCCGACCGGTGGCCGGTGGCCGACCTGACATGGCTGCTCAGCAACTCGATCCTGCACCGGGCCACGGATCAGGCGCGCGTGCTACTGCTGGCCCGTGGCCGAGATGCCTGGCCCGCTGTACGCGCATCCATCGCCGACCTCCAGGCCGATGCCTCGACACGTGCCCTGCCGCCCCTGGACGATGGCGACGGCCGGGTCGGCGACAGCGAGCGCCACGGCATGTTCCTCGCCGCGCGCGATGCCTTCGCCGCCCTCTACAGCGTGCCCGCGTACGCCATTGAGCTCCCCGAAGGACTGAGCGGACCGGACTTCGGGTTGATACTCGCGGTACACATGGCCGCACTGGTGGCCGTGGACCGCCACGCCCATGCCGCCACCGCGGCCATGGCGCCGGATATGGCCGGCCTGACCGCCTACCTGCTGGACCGGGAACGCCGGCACTGGCACACGCTGCACGAGACCGGGGCGCTCGGTAGCACCAGGGAGGAGATCTCCCGCGCCGCCTTCGTGGCGGCGCTCACCGGACCGCTCCCCTACCGGGAGGCGAAGGCAGCGCTCAAGACGGCCGCACTCGATGCCGATGCGGACCGCCTGCTCACCGACCACGCCTACTGCTACCCACCCGGCGCCTCCGGCACCGTCCTGGAACCTCTCTACCCCGATCGCCTCGCCGAGGACTTCCTGGCGCTCTCCCTTCCGGGCCACCACCTCCCCGACCACGCCGCCGATCCCTGGGCCGTCGGCATCCCCGAACTCCTGCTGCCTGCGGCCGAGTCCGCCGGCTCCGAAAACGGTGTCGGCCGGGACGGAGACAGCCGCAACGGTCTGCCGTCCTACGCCCCCCGGGCCCTCGTCTTCCTCACTGCCGCCAGCCGCCGCTGGCCCCATCTGCTCGCCACGTTGGAAAACCTCGACGCGCGCCTGCCAAACGACGTCGGCAGCTACGACGAGCTCGCCGCGGCCGCGGCCGACCTCACCGAACGCCTCGCCCCGCCCCGGCTGTCGGCGACCACCGACCCCGCCGAACGCGCCCGGATCCACCACAAGCTGGGGCAGCGACTCGAACAGGCAGACCGGGCCGAGAAGGCCGCTCCCGCATTCGCGGAGGCCACGCGGCTGTATCGCGAGCTGGCCGCCTCGGCCCCTCAGGCTTTCGAAGCCGCCTTCGCCGAGTCGTCGTTCAAACTGGCCGTGGCGCTGGTGTTCGCGGACCTGAAACCCTGGACACGGAAGCCTCACGAGAACCTCACGGCCGACGCGGAACGGCTCGATCAGGCAGCGGCAGCGTTCCGGGACGCCACTGAGGTATACCGCCGACTGGCAGCGGAGAACCCTGCCGAGCACCGAGATGACCTGGTCGCGGCGCTGACTGTGGCCACCTTCCTCGTGCCGCGGCTGGGACCGTCCGACCTGGCGATGGCCACGGCGCTGGAGGTGGTCGACATGGTCCGCCACCTGGCGGACGAGGAGCCCGACGAATGGGCTCACCAGCTGCCCTATGCGCTGGTGGCCTCTGCCGTAGCCCTGGCCGGAGCGCACCCCGAGCAGGCAAGGGCTCTGGCCGATGAGGCGGTCGGCATCGCCCGCCGGATGGCTCACGAGGACCCGGAGAAACACATAGAGCACTTGGTCTTCGCGCTCTCCACCCAGGGGTCGGTGCTGCTGAGGCTGGAGCGGGCCGAGGAAGCCATCGACGCGCTCAGCGAGGCCGCGGAGCTCAGCGGCCGAGGACCACAAGCGGGCCGGCACAAGGATCCCTGGTACGAGGTCATGGCCCACGCGATCAGCTTCGTGTGGATGCAGGAACGGGCCACCGGTGCGACGACGGGGCGCGGCACGGCGGTGGAAGTGCTGAGCCGACTGGCCCTCGGCGACACCTCCGGTCGCGGACCCGCGCTGCTGACAGCCCTGACCGGCCTCTACGGCATGCTCGATGCCTCTGCAGGTTCGGAGGACGTGCTCACCGTGCATCGCGCCATCATCCACCTCCTCAGAACGTCGGACGAGATCTCGTACGCAGGGGACGACACCATAGGACGGTCCGACGTCCTCGGTGTGCTGGTCGAAGCGAGCGTCCTCCTGGCCAGGACGGGTCAGTGGGACGAAGCCTTGGCCTACCTGGACGAAGCGGCCCGGGAAATATGGGTGGAGGGAGATCACCCCCTCGCAGCGAGCTTGGGAGGCGCGCTCATCACCATGACCGCCATGCTCGCCGACCTCGATCCGCGCGAGGACGGTGATCCCTACCGCCGACTGGCCCGGCCTCAGGCTGTGCGTGTGCTGGAGCGGACAGCCGAGACCTATCGCCACCTTGCGCAGGACGACCCCGCCGGGCACGAACTCGGCCTCGCCGTCACGGCGAAGATCCTGTCCGAGGCGCTGTGGAACCTGGAACGGCGGCAGGAAGCCGTGGACATCGGCCGGGAGGCGGTCCGAACCTGGCGTCGCTGCGCTGCCCGGGACAGTGCCGCCGACCACCGCGACCAACTCGCCCTCGCCCTGCGCCGCCTCGCGGCCAAGCTGACGGACACCGGCCAAGCGGAACAGGCGACCACCGCAGCGCGAGAGGCCGCCGCCCTCTGGCGCGCTCTGTTCCGCGAATCGCCGTCCCGCCACTACCCGGGCGGCGTCGCCGCAGCCCTCTACCTCGTCGCGCTGAACCTGCGTCGGCTCCGCCCGGCCGAGGCCCTGTCCGCCGCAGAGGAATCCGCCGTCCTCCTCACGCGCTTTCCTGCCGACGACCCCGCCGAGCAGCACTCCGTCCTCGCCACGGTCAACAGCCTCATCGCCGAGATCCGATCTGCTGAAAGGCCCGGCATCTACAACCGAGTATCCGACGAAAGGGCCCAAGAGCACTGGGCAGAGCCGATGGCGAGGGCGATCCAACAAGACGGCTGGCTCCTGCTTCCCAAGCCGAACTGGGAACCCAGCGCGCCGACGGACAGCCTGCCCACCGATGCGATGGTCGGCGGCTGGCAACTCGACGAAGAGGGGAGAGCCGGGCCGTTCATACCGAATCCCCACTACATACCTGACGACAAGTCAACGCCTACCGACCCGATGCACGAACTACTGTGCCTGGTCGCATCCGGCCAAGGAGAAGGTATCGGCGATCAGCTCTTGTCAACGCTCCGGAACACCGTTGTGGAGCTCGCATGCGAGGGGCCCGATCGCCTCATGGTAGGGCCATCGCCAGACGGAGTGCCGTGCGTGGCGGTTGTCACTGCCGCGATACACAAGCGCCGGCTGGCCGGGGTTCACTGGGTATCGGTACTGGGAAGCATGCTGCCCGAAATCGTTCCCACCGGTCTGGACATGCTGATCAACCCAGGAGACCCTGCGCAGATCCGCCTCCTGACTGACGCATTACGGGAAAGCGATTCTTGA
- a CDS encoding pyroglutamyl peptidase, with the protein MKILHRAALIAALLGVTAVLPPTGAHAAAPPTCGVEAASPTTGAPAEPSAHPSTVRDPEQARLADPRTAAFAERAAFGEFVRRFPAALCSARDATEAGRLLDAWGEALWQAAVNRAQGRRAGGDLAAGDDRPLYWTRLRMTVQLADWNPGFPVDRPALRSRFEDASRGLTTNDFRGTPGVRRLFVSGFDPFGLDTELRRANPSGSAVLQLNGRRLTLADGTPVEIRAVVLPVRYAAFDAGIVERAYGPRLAAGPRAADMITSISQGYPGIFTLEAWAGRARSADPYPDNADALSGGTYAHPVTAPGLGPGAEFLRTTLPTDAMTAVQSPYAVLLNTEVSEIPAGQDSPEDRADGPTPGSRAVAGGGGGYLSNEVAYRSNRLRTELSPRLPGGHLHTPVLTGLPSDPNQLTGAAFEQNESAIASQVLEVLRHSAPAGP; encoded by the coding sequence ATGAAGATTCTCCACCGTGCGGCCCTCATCGCCGCCCTGCTCGGCGTCACCGCGGTCCTGCCTCCCACGGGCGCGCACGCCGCGGCCCCGCCAACCTGCGGGGTCGAGGCCGCCTCGCCCACCACCGGTGCCCCCGCCGAGCCTTCGGCCCACCCCTCCACCGTCCGTGACCCCGAGCAGGCGCGCCTCGCCGATCCGCGGACCGCCGCCTTCGCGGAGCGGGCCGCGTTCGGCGAGTTCGTGCGCCGCTTCCCGGCCGCGCTCTGCTCCGCGCGCGACGCCACCGAGGCGGGCCGGCTCCTCGACGCCTGGGGCGAGGCGCTGTGGCAGGCCGCCGTGAACCGGGCGCAAGGGCGCCGCGCCGGCGGGGACCTGGCAGCAGGAGACGACCGCCCGCTGTACTGGACCCGGCTGCGGATGACCGTCCAACTGGCGGACTGGAATCCGGGGTTCCCGGTCGACCGGCCAGCCCTGCGCTCCCGCTTCGAGGACGCCTCGCGGGGGCTGACCACCAACGACTTCCGCGGCACCCCGGGCGTGCGGCGCCTGTTCGTCAGCGGATTCGACCCCTTCGGCCTGGACACCGAACTGCGCCGGGCCAACCCCTCCGGCTCCGCGGTCCTCCAGCTCAACGGACGCCGCCTCACGCTCGCCGACGGCACCCCCGTGGAGATCCGGGCCGTGGTCCTGCCCGTGCGCTACGCCGCGTTCGACGCCGGGATCGTAGAGCGTGCGTACGGTCCCCGTCTCGCTGCGGGTCCCCGCGCCGCCGACATGATCACCAGCATCAGCCAGGGCTACCCCGGGATCTTCACGCTGGAGGCCTGGGCGGGGCGCGCCCGCTCGGCCGACCCGTATCCGGACAATGCCGACGCGCTTTCGGGGGGTACGTACGCACACCCCGTCACGGCGCCGGGCCTCGGTCCGGGAGCGGAGTTCCTGCGGACCACCCTCCCCACCGACGCCATGACGGCCGTGCAGAGCCCGTACGCGGTGCTGCTGAACACCGAGGTCAGTGAGATACCTGCAGGTCAGGACAGTCCCGAGGATCGCGCGGACGGGCCGACCCCCGGCTCCCGTGCCGTTGCGGGCGGAGGCGGGGGATACCTCTCCAACGAGGTCGCCTACCGCTCCAACCGGCTCCGGACGGAACTGAGCCCCCGGCTGCCCGGCGGCCACCTGCACACGCCCGTGCTCACAGGGCTGCCCTCCGACCCGAACCAGCTGACGGGCGCTGCGTTCGAGCAGAACGAAAGCGCGATCGCCTCGCAGGTGCTGGAGGTGCTCCGGCATTCCGCCCCCGCAGGACCCTGA
- a CDS encoding zinc finger domain-containing protein has translation MTDVQIALASEVDDVERHPCPRCSALSGSPCCSRSGAVAGTYHTGRFTKVPRLSKLGDWQQTGTSSGTCSYNGTSGVSSVTHVEGIKG, from the coding sequence ATGACGGATGTTCAGATCGCACTCGCGTCCGAAGTGGACGATGTCGAGCGCCACCCCTGCCCGCGCTGTAGCGCATTGTCAGGTTCACCCTGCTGCTCGCGCTCCGGCGCGGTCGCCGGCACCTACCACACCGGCCGCTTCACGAAGGTGCCCCGACTCTCGAAACTCGGGGACTGGCAGCAGACAGGGACATCGAGCGGAACCTGCTCGTACAACGGCACATCCGGCGTGTCCAGTGTGACCCATGTAGAAGGCATCAAGGGGTGA
- a CDS encoding sacsin N-terminal ATP-binding-like domain-containing protein: MSTVQEADRAIRLLDEGLRGGLGVHLQMAEGAQEGAETLSTNPLQFLSEFVQNADDAGARQLRFLRHPDALLVAHDGGGLRLGDVLLLSQPWLSGKKTDARSTGRFGIGLSTLRALSTTWEAHCHPFHVRFVDLTLEPVPAPELPVEIAGPGWTVFRIPLEPGVLPPEELLQWFESWSDASLLFLRSIERIEVKAGGSATVLALSWEDVTTQRFPVDGAEHEVKVQHARTADGALWRVYTVEVPPRPDWVRHHKALGATVPVGVALPLGPQARGPRAQGSVHAGLPVAPLGVAARVHAQFDPVASREGFAGSRLNAQLVPVVADLWAAGVRDVLERVDPTAWHLVPLPPPTGSAPPERIQDRSQDRIEDRVQGRIEERILAELLARARRSLAAELTLTVPETGRSAPLADFAAEETALAGVLADADVARLGGVPYSFPAAARDGGGRWRQVLADWRVSGADLIPEVRVVDALGLFAEEQQTPEQLVRLSAVALDSGLGFQLSLHPCVVTADGLRLQPRGKKNAFAIAGAAGPLDVLGIVLDLHPAYEDDGLGAKRVVEWLKSRGCLVSRDDTAALLRIASGFGEAGGRLSEAGEPTSAERLVALQRALAGTPKTVRDPLGPGIGRAVVLEGISYDAEGAEQSRRVRPHHAYLPQALQSTDGDRFATAARRTPGLVWVHRSYARSLLSAGEAGGLSRTAFLRLLGAADTPRLTPVKPEHHYAYTKVYSGDTRLGLKRDCMWFVKGRWTQMYRAGAGFTLDDLVSEDLLAVVAHIVAEKEQKERRRRTAALLRTLAGPLTSEDQAKVRMAHGYQRWNDKGQTAALWVWRLRDTAWLENSRGELCPPAELTLRTPDTEALYGQEDPNYLHPEIQRALATRQDVLTELGVSGDPDVPRLAQRLRELRKRCEDAAEVPEGLQAEALLVYRALARRLTHRSADTSQAAVEEKVRHEFRGEDLVLTDRGWKKSRECFRGPAILRGFRAFALTGEDLDPVWRVLYMAEPGAGELVDVLREIAGSGDAPDADGQQVMLYALRRLRDLLSGAHRPVDPGLRSKLRGLPLWTTAGWVRRTKGRQVFAVTDPAVERSLGNRLPLWKPGGNVLQFTALLGLLHVTPLEVANAEVPGTAGAGDLSAGDLSAEGLPSEGGPADATLTEDFRSGVVALQDLLVRDEPETAEAFTGWNWLAGLDVRLRPGLTIRLEPGGSHGTVEFSADAHIDRDRGTLFLAHPEALRTKPGAGAAIAAHFAGQRSRVGHAWRDIWEEGLVESNPGTALVSAEQRDREERQRLAEQLHRRAQQIPPVPASRPGPKPPEQRAAAAGPLSPAVFPPAPTTPSPTPSPAAGPQQQAAARTLVDGAVFEALPRKVVVRDGTPPRPGIAPPPPHGSPREAPYGIPLPRPRAGGAPLHNQAPPRAYADHDKEELTLRALGRILQEQGLTLEEQRGVSGLGTDAVDSAGRYYEIKAHGQAVPGELSLTRAEFVRAWSEGTNYTLVIASHLAEGAGTPTLRLVNDPVHRFAVEPTTDVKLKGVRNPAVECTVYDWPEEA, translated from the coding sequence GTGTCGACCGTTCAGGAAGCGGACCGCGCCATTCGTCTCCTCGACGAGGGGCTGCGGGGAGGTCTCGGCGTACACCTCCAGATGGCGGAAGGCGCGCAGGAAGGCGCGGAGACGCTGTCGACCAACCCCCTGCAGTTCCTCTCCGAGTTCGTGCAGAACGCCGACGACGCCGGAGCCCGGCAGCTGCGGTTCCTGCGCCACCCGGACGCGCTGCTGGTCGCGCACGACGGTGGCGGGCTGCGCCTGGGCGACGTCCTCCTGCTCAGCCAGCCCTGGCTCAGCGGCAAGAAGACCGACGCCAGGAGCACCGGGCGCTTCGGCATCGGACTGTCCACGCTCCGGGCCCTGTCCACGACCTGGGAAGCCCACTGTCACCCCTTCCACGTGCGCTTCGTGGACCTGACGCTCGAGCCCGTCCCGGCGCCGGAACTGCCCGTGGAGATCGCCGGCCCCGGTTGGACCGTCTTCCGCATCCCTCTGGAGCCCGGGGTGCTGCCTCCCGAGGAGCTTCTGCAGTGGTTCGAGAGCTGGAGCGACGCCTCCCTCCTCTTCCTGCGCAGCATCGAACGCATCGAGGTGAAGGCGGGCGGCAGCGCCACCGTACTGGCGCTGTCCTGGGAGGACGTGACAACGCAGCGGTTCCCGGTGGACGGCGCCGAGCACGAGGTAAAGGTGCAGCACGCCCGGACGGCCGACGGGGCCCTGTGGCGCGTGTACACGGTGGAGGTACCGCCCCGCCCCGACTGGGTACGCCATCACAAGGCACTCGGAGCGACCGTGCCCGTGGGGGTCGCACTCCCCCTCGGCCCGCAGGCGCGGGGCCCGCGTGCGCAGGGCAGTGTCCACGCGGGCCTGCCCGTGGCCCCGCTGGGCGTGGCCGCCCGCGTCCACGCCCAGTTCGACCCCGTGGCCAGCCGCGAGGGCTTCGCCGGCAGCCGCCTCAACGCACAGCTGGTCCCTGTCGTAGCCGACCTCTGGGCGGCAGGGGTCCGGGACGTCCTGGAGCGGGTGGATCCCACCGCATGGCACCTGGTCCCCCTGCCCCCGCCGACGGGCTCCGCGCCGCCGGAACGGATCCAGGACCGGAGCCAGGACCGGATCGAGGACCGGGTCCAGGGCCGGATCGAGGAACGGATCCTGGCCGAGCTGCTCGCCCGGGCCCGTCGGTCGCTCGCCGCCGAACTCACCCTGACGGTCCCCGAGACCGGGCGGAGCGCGCCGCTGGCCGACTTCGCGGCCGAGGAAACCGCCCTGGCGGGGGTACTCGCCGACGCGGACGTCGCGCGGCTGGGCGGGGTCCCGTACTCCTTCCCCGCCGCCGCCCGTGACGGCGGCGGCCGCTGGCGGCAGGTCCTCGCGGACTGGCGGGTCTCGGGAGCGGACCTGATCCCGGAGGTACGGGTCGTCGACGCGCTCGGCCTCTTCGCCGAGGAACAGCAGACCCCCGAACAGCTCGTCCGCCTCAGCGCGGTCGCCCTCGACTCCGGCCTCGGGTTCCAGCTCTCCCTGCACCCCTGCGTGGTCACCGCCGACGGGCTCCGGCTGCAGCCGCGGGGCAAGAAGAACGCCTTCGCGATCGCAGGGGCCGCCGGGCCGCTGGACGTCCTCGGCATCGTCCTGGATCTCCATCCCGCCTACGAGGACGACGGCCTCGGGGCGAAGCGGGTCGTCGAATGGCTGAAGAGCCGTGGCTGCCTGGTGAGCCGCGACGACACGGCAGCCCTGCTGAGGATCGCCTCCGGCTTCGGCGAAGCCGGCGGGCGCCTCTCCGAAGCCGGCGAGCCGACGTCGGCCGAGCGGCTCGTCGCCCTGCAGCGCGCCCTGGCCGGGACGCCCAAGACGGTGCGCGATCCTCTCGGTCCGGGCATCGGCCGCGCCGTCGTCCTCGAGGGCATCTCCTACGATGCCGAAGGCGCCGAGCAGTCCCGTCGGGTGCGGCCCCACCACGCGTATCTCCCCCAGGCGTTGCAGAGCACCGACGGAGACCGGTTCGCGACGGCCGCCCGCCGGACTCCCGGCCTCGTATGGGTGCACCGGTCCTACGCGCGCTCGCTGCTGTCCGCCGGCGAGGCCGGCGGTCTGAGCAGGACGGCCTTCCTGCGGCTGCTGGGCGCGGCGGACACTCCTCGCCTGACCCCCGTGAAACCGGAGCACCACTACGCGTACACCAAGGTGTACTCAGGAGACACCCGCCTCGGGCTGAAGCGCGACTGCATGTGGTTCGTCAAGGGCCGATGGACGCAGATGTACCGTGCGGGTGCCGGCTTCACGCTCGACGACCTGGTCAGCGAGGACCTCCTCGCCGTGGTCGCGCACATCGTCGCCGAGAAGGAACAGAAGGAACGCCGTCGCCGCACGGCGGCCCTCCTGCGCACCCTCGCCGGACCACTGACCAGTGAGGACCAGGCCAAGGTCCGTATGGCCCATGGCTATCAGCGGTGGAACGACAAGGGGCAGACGGCAGCCCTGTGGGTGTGGCGGCTCCGGGACACCGCCTGGCTGGAGAACAGCCGGGGCGAGCTGTGTCCACCCGCCGAACTCACCCTGCGTACGCCGGACACGGAAGCCCTCTACGGACAGGAGGACCCCAACTACCTGCACCCCGAGATCCAACGGGCCCTGGCCACGAGGCAGGACGTCCTCACCGAACTCGGGGTCTCCGGTGACCCCGACGTACCGCGTCTGGCACAGCGGCTGCGCGAGCTCCGCAAACGCTGCGAGGACGCCGCCGAGGTACCGGAGGGCCTGCAGGCGGAGGCACTTCTGGTCTACCGAGCCCTGGCCCGGCGTCTGACGCACCGCTCCGCCGACACGTCACAGGCAGCGGTGGAGGAGAAGGTCCGCCACGAGTTCCGGGGCGAGGACCTCGTACTGACCGACCGGGGCTGGAAGAAGTCCCGCGAGTGCTTCCGCGGGCCGGCGATCCTCCGTGGGTTCCGCGCCTTCGCCCTGACCGGCGAGGACCTGGATCCGGTGTGGCGGGTCCTGTACATGGCCGAGCCCGGGGCGGGCGAGCTGGTCGACGTTCTGAGGGAGATCGCCGGATCCGGTGACGCGCCCGATGCGGACGGCCAGCAGGTCATGCTCTACGCCCTGCGCCGCCTACGGGACCTGCTGTCCGGTGCTCACCGGCCCGTGGACCCGGGATTGCGGAGCAAGCTGCGCGGTCTGCCGCTGTGGACCACGGCCGGCTGGGTGAGGAGGACCAAGGGCCGGCAGGTGTTCGCGGTGACCGACCCCGCGGTCGAACGGTCCCTGGGAAATCGCCTTCCGCTGTGGAAGCCGGGAGGAAACGTCCTCCAGTTCACCGCCCTCCTCGGGCTGCTGCACGTCACGCCCCTGGAGGTGGCGAACGCCGAGGTCCCGGGCACCGCCGGCGCCGGGGACCTGTCCGCAGGGGACCTGTCCGCGGAGGGCCTGCCCAGCGAGGGCGGGCCCGCCGATGCCACCCTCACCGAGGACTTCCGCAGCGGAGTGGTCGCCCTGCAGGACCTCCTCGTACGCGACGAGCCGGAAACCGCGGAAGCCTTCACCGGGTGGAACTGGCTGGCGGGCCTGGACGTACGGCTGCGCCCCGGCCTGACGATCCGCCTCGAGCCGGGCGGCAGCCACGGAACCGTCGAGTTCTCCGCCGACGCACACATCGACCGCGATCGCGGCACCCTGTTCCTGGCACACCCCGAGGCGCTGCGCACCAAGCCGGGGGCGGGAGCGGCCATCGCCGCCCACTTCGCGGGACAACGCTCCCGCGTGGGTCACGCCTGGCGCGACATCTGGGAGGAAGGCCTGGTGGAGTCGAATCCCGGGACCGCACTCGTCTCCGCCGAGCAGCGGGACCGCGAGGAACGGCAACGCCTGGCCGAACAACTCCACCGGCGGGCACAGCAGATTCCCCCCGTCCCTGCTTCGCGGCCGGGTCCCAAGCCCCCCGAGCAGCGCGCCGCGGCGGCCGGGCCCCTCTCCCCCGCTGTCTTCCCGCCTGCGCCTACGACTCCCTCTCCGACTCCCTCTCCGGCGGCCGGTCCGCAGCAGCAGGCCGCCGCCCGCACTCTGGTGGACGGGGCCGTGTTCGAAGCCCTGCCCCGCAAGGTCGTCGTCCGGGACGGCACACCGCCGCGCCCCGGCATCGCCCCTCCCCCTCCGCACGGTTCACCGCGCGAAGCACCGTACGGAATCCCGCTCCCCCGCCCCAGGGCGGGCGGAGCCCCACTCCACAACCAGGCTCCTCCCCGCGCCTACGCCGACCACGACAAGGAGGAACTGACCCTCAGGGCCCTCGGCCGGATCCTGCAGGAGCAGGGCCTCACGCTGGAGGAACAGCGGGGCGTCTCGGGACTGGGAACCGACGCGGTCGATTCGGCCGGGCGCTACTACGAGATCAAGGCCCACGGACAGGCAGTGCCGGGCGAGCTGTCCCTGACCCGGGCGGAGTTCGTACGGGCCTGGTCGGAGGGCACGAACTACACCCTCGTCATCGCCTCGCACCTGGCGGAGGGCGCAGGCACCCCTACCCTCCGCCTGGTGAACGACCCCGTCCACCGCTTCGCGGTCGAGCCGACGACGGACGTCAAGCTCAAGGGCGTACGGAACCCGGCGGTGGAATGCACCGTGTACGACTGGCCTGAGGAAGCTTAA